The genome window CGCACCCGGAATCAGATTGCACTTCGATACGTCGGACCGAAAGGCGAAGAAGAGGACCGATTCAACGCCAACGGTTCGGCCGCGGCCATCGCCGGAATTACGAACGAACGCGGAAACGTCTTCGGCCTGATGCCCCATCCGGAACGCTGTTCCGATGAAGCCCTCGGCAACACGGACGGCTTGACGCTTCTTCGAAAGCTGGGATCGATCGTTTGAAAGATTTGATCGAGAGCATGAAGCAGGGGGACCGTCGCGCCCTCTCGCGCCTTCTGAGCTATGTGGAGGATCGCGACGAACGCGCGTTTGAACTCCTTCAAAAGATCTGGCCGCAAACGGGCCGAGCTTTCGTCGTCGGGATTACCGGCTCCGCCGGCGCCGGCAAGAGCACGCTGATCGATCAGTTGATCTCGACGCTGCGCGGGAACAAAAAGAAAGTGGGAGTCGTGGCGATCGATCCGAGCAGCCCGTTTTCGGGCGGAGCGGTTTTGGGCGATCGCATTCGCATGCAGCGCCACGCGAGCGACTCCGACGTCTTTATTCGGAGCGTCAGCAGCCGGGGGCGAAGCGGAGGCATTTCTTTTTCAACGCGCGCCGTGGTGCAGGTGTTGGATGCGTTCGGCGTGGACGTCATTTTGGTCGAGACGGTGGGGGCGGGACAGAGTGAAATCGACATTGTCGATATCGTCGATACGGTCGTCGTTGTCCTCGGTCCGGAATCCGGCGACTCGGTTCAAACGCTCAAGGCCGGTATTTTGGAAATCGCCGACGTCTTCGTCGTGAACAAGAAGGATCTCGACGGTGCCGTGCGGGTCGTCTCGGACATCGGATCGATGCTTTCGCTCAAGCCGAACGCGGACGGGTGGACGCCTCCGATCGTTTTGACCGAGGGGCGTTCCGGGGAAGGTGTGGATGCGGTATGGCGCGCCATTGAAAGCCATCGGGCCGAACTCCGGAAAAAAGGAATGGCCTCCGGTGAGCGGCTCCGCCGGCATTTGCACGAGCTGGCGGAAATCATCGAAGCGAAACTGGCGGTCGACGTGATGATGTATTGTCAGAAAGACGAGAAACTAAAAGCGGAACTTACTAAAGAAACCCGCCCGAATCTTTATGCCGTGGCCGAGCGGGTCTTGTCCGAGTCAGGCCGGCTGGGTCCGCGCCGAAAATAACGACTTCGCTCCGCATTTTGAACCTGCATTAGCCACCGGGCCGGTTCATTCACGGAGCCCATGATGTCGATATTGATATCGTTTGGGCCACAGTCCAGCAAGGCCTTACGATACTCACAAAGTCCCTGAAGCGATTGCTCCGGCAGCTGACTTAGTCCAGTTCGGTCAGACCGGCCCCGTGTCTTCGAGAACATTTTCGAACTGATCCAGATCCGTCGCACCGTGGTGCTTAGCAACCGTCACGATATCGAATCGCGTGGCGATGTCGTTTGACCATCTGGCGAGAAACGCTTTTCCAAGCTGCATCAGCATTCGCCGTTTCTTGCAAGCGTAGCAAAAAGCAAGAGATGCGACCGGGGGTCCCCGTGAAGTCAAAAAAGTACTGATCGAGGAGTCATCGCCGCTTTGGCCCGTATGAGTTGTAGTGGGGTCGGGTGCGGCGTAAACCTCACTGCAAGATCCAGACGCCACTAGAATAACAAGCGCGTTTCGGAGTGCTCGGCGTTTGAAGATCAGTGGCAGGATAAACAAGTTTAGGCATCTGCACCATGTCGATATCACTGAGATAAACATGCTGGAGCGAACCAGTGGGCGGTCCAGGGCACTGCGTGATGACCCATTGCGGAGGGCTATCATAACCGAAGTCGGCGGCCCGGGCTTCTACCAGGCATTCTTCAACATTGAGAGCAAACTCTCCGTCCGAGTTGGTATGAAGCTGATGGGCTCGCCAGGAGTTGTCGGGGAGCAGCTCCCAAACAGAGATCAAAACGTTGGGTGCCGGAATCCCCGCTTTGAGCGCTCTTCCATGATAACGGTAGTTGGATGTCCCTGTCTGACGATCGACCGAACGAGAAAAATCGGATGGCCGGGCGCATTTCTGTCCGGCGGGCAATGGAGTTAGATAATTGAGTTCTGATTGGAAACGGTCGGCGATAGGTCGCCGCACCAAAAGATTCGGGTCAGTGGTTGTTGTCATTTTTGCGTACCAGAAGGCGTGCAGTCCAAACTGATCTCCTGCGCAATCACCCCAGTGGAGGGACCCGAAGAGCCACCACTGAAGGCCCTGTAAGCCGCACAGATGCGTGTACGGAAAGACGCCCGGCCAATTGATTGAAGAGTTCCCAAAAAGGTATTCGATCTGTTCGTCCTCTGTACCACCCGGGGTGCTCGGAGAATTCAGCGGATCACAGTCGTCTTGGTACTGTTGCCATCGTTGGGGCGGAAAGGTGTAGTTGGCGGGATCGAGGTCGGTTCCGTTCGGAAATGTCGTGAAGCCGGTTTCGCCCAAGATCACCGGCTTTTTGGGGCCGCACCGGGTAGCCTTCACGTAATAAAGCGGGCGATACACAATGAATGGGTTGTATCCGACAGGGACAGCCGCAATCAGGCAGTTGGCGCCATCATCGTACGCCGGAGGCTGACACCGCTCCCCATTCGGATCGATGTAGGTGTAATAAAAATTCTGAACGCCGTTGGCCGTGAAGATGAATCCGGTCACTCCCGGAGGGCCCACGGCCACCTGGCAGTTGGCTCCGTCGAACGTAGTTCCAGCGGGGCACTGTCCGCTGCTCGGCTCGACATAAAAGAAGGGTTGCTGAAGAATGAAGGGGGTATCGCGTCCGAGCTCGAAGAGACCGACCTTGCAGTCTGGGCCTTCGTAGTATCCAATCGGGCAAGGATCGGCTCCCGGAAGCGGATGATAATAAAAGCCGTCGCGCCAAATAAATCCTTCGCTGGTCAAAGGGCCGGCCCCCACGAAACAGTTGGCTCCATCAAACTCACCCACGAACGGACACTTTTCGCCACAGGCTCCCAAGGAAGCCGCGTACAGGTCATTCGCCACCATTCGGCTTCCATGGATCACCTCGCCCCCGTCCCAAGGAGAGGGAGGATAAATGTGATAGGACGTAAAATGGTCATAAAGCATGTAAGGGTCCCACGTCGCGAGCGACCCGGAATCCCCCACGCCGATGGTAACCAAGTGATTCGGGTCGTTGGAAGGGCCTGTCAGAGCATCGAACCACTGTTTCGAGACAACTTGGGCGGCGTTTTTGCAAAAAAGGTCACCGTAGTCGCAGAGCGACGCGTAGCTGGCCGGGTCGGTGGCGGGAATGAAAAAGTCAGGCACCGGGTTCCAAAGAGGCTCATTGTATGGATCGTATGCGATTAGAAATGGGTCAGTCTTGAAAGCCGCGGCAAATTGGGAAAGGAGGCTCAGGTATTGGGACCGAAGGTTTAGATTTTTCCAGATCCCCGCTCGGTCTCCCGTAAGCAGGATACTCCGAATTCCCCGAAAACCGAGCGTATCGATCCCTCGTCGAAGGATGCCGATCGCGGTCTGTAATCCTTCTGGAGTGGAGAGTTCAATTCGGCACTGATAATGATCATCCCTCTCTTGTTGCGTTAACTGATCCCAGTCCGATTGCGAATAACTGTCCCACACCCGATCACAGGGGAGGTAGGGCACCTCCTGGCTGTCGAACTTCACTCCCATGTCCACCAGACGCACATTGTTTACTCCCAAATTGCTCAGACGAAACACATGCTCCTGTTCAAACAGCTGCTGACACGACTCCCGCGAGTCGCAGCACTGCGGTGGCGAGACCTGTTGTTCGCGGCAAACTCCGTTGTTCGATGGAAAATAGTTTGAATACGGCGTGAGGAAATATTCCCAGTCTTTTGGTTTGTCGTTTTGGCGGGTGAGAACTCTACCGCCAATGGAAAAATGGAAATTCACCCCCTTGAATCGGTACGGATTTGCCCCCAACATGAACTTGCCATCCTTCAGATAGACAAAACCCGCACAGGGAGTTCTCGTTCCACCAGATCCCTTTTTTCTTCTGGCCCGTTCGGTGGCCTGAGCCTCTGACGCTAGGACGAGTGAGAGAAAGAGAAAGAAAAGAGCAATGGCCTGAAGAATTTTCATGGGCGCTCCCTTACCTGCAAAAAATGCAGCGTGTCAAAGTCGATTCGAGAGATCAAGTAAAATTAAACTCTGCTTCTCCGGCCGTTCTTCCGGCGATCTGTCTCTTCTTTCGCTGTTCAGTATAGAAGAACCGAAGGCTGGCGACGAACCGAGTTCGGACCCGAGCAGACCAGTTGCATTTGTTGATAGACAGCGGATTCCGATGAAATACCCGGGCCCGGTATTCGATAAAGACCTGTGGCGCGGCTTGCCCTGACATGCGCAAGAGCAGATCAAGGAGCGTACCTTCTGGAAACTCTCGCCATGTCCACGGACGTGGAATGGTCAGACCGGCCCCGTGTCTTCAAGAATATTTTCGAACTGATTCGGGATATGCACCGTGGGCGCCGCGAGAAATTCCAGCGGCGGGAAATTCAGCATTGCCCAAGGCCAAAAGATGCCACGCGCCCAGCGGTTTTTGGTTGCGCTTCAAATTGATTTCTCCCGGAAACCCTCATTGCCTGGTAGCCTGCCGATTCTTCCATGACTTGTACCACGAAAAACGGGCCTCCAGACTGGATCGCGTGGATCCAAAGCCTCGGCGATGACTGACCTCCGCCCAGGGCTGCGACGATGGGAGGCGCCCCATCCCGAATGGACGCCGGAAAAAGACAAACCGGGAGGGTGGGGGCGAATGGTGGGATCGGTCTATTACGAACCTCCGGGCAAAGGGGCCGATGCGATCGTTCTGATCGACCCTTTGGTCCCATCGGGAGGACCCAAGGAACGCGAGAGGTTTCTGGACAGTCTGGACGCCGATGCGGAAAGGAGCCGGCTCCCGGTCGCGATTCTCATCGGCAACCGATATCACTCGCGCAGCAGCCAGGAGATATACGACCGCTACCGGCAGCGCAGGGGGAGTTCGATCTGGGCGCCGCACACGGCGAAGGACAAGCTCAAGTGCGCGGTCACAAACACTTTTGGAAACGCGGACGCGCTTCCGAACGGCGTGGGCCCGTTTTTGATCGAAGGTCTGGACGATCCGGAGGTTGTATTTCACATTCCGACTTACCGCGCCCTGGTTTTCAGCGATTCGCTGATCGGCGTTTCAAACCATCGGGTCCGTGTGGCTCCCGCATCCTGGGGAATCGAAACTCCGGCGGGCCAGGAAAATTACCGGAAGCACTTTCGAAAGTCGTTTCGTCCGCTTCTCAAACTCGACGTCGACCTGCTCCTCGTCTCCCACGGTCCCCCCGTTTTGAATGACGGGAAACGGGAGCTCGCGGAGGCCTTGGAAGCGCAGGCTTGGGGGGAAGATACCTCCTTCTGACACGAAGAAAGTACGCGTCGACGGGGAGTCCGCCGCGGGGAAATAATGAGGACGAGTTATTGGAGGACGCTACAGAGGTTATCCTGACAAACGGCCTCGGTGGCGGCCTCCTCGACACACTCAACCGGCGGGCATGGCGGAGCCGACGCACAATCGAAGAGGCTCAAGAATTCATCCACTGAACATCCGCGAGCCCCATCCTTACCCAACATGCGCAGTTGGGCTAGGCAGGCTGAGCTACGTCTCGATTGCCGGCGATCCTATGCCAATTGACGAAGTCCGTATCGCCAACGCTTTAAAAGGCCAAATCGTCTTTGAAGCGACGCTGTCGCGACGGAGGGTACCGTTTTGACACTGCCGTGGGGTCGGTGATGGAGTCCCAAAAGACTTGTTCGGACTCGACAATCTGGAACGGACCGAGGTCCCCTTCCGGGAATGAACCATCCATTTCCGCAATGACAACAACTTGGTTTTTTTGGCGAGCTTTAGCCAGAGCTTCGTCCAGCTTTTTCTTGTACTGATCGCGATCGCCGGATTGAAACGAACGGGAAGTCTCCGAGCCGATTGTCCACTGTTTGTATCCCAGTATTTCCGTTCCGTCCGGCTGACGGCACGTCACCCATAAATATAAATGGTCCCGGTCGCGATCATCCTTTCTCACGCCGCACTGATCATTTCCGTGGATGACGAAGAAGTCCCCGTTTTTCAAAAGATCGACAATGTCTCTCGGAAGCCGGAGCGGAGTAATTTCGCGGCTGAAGCGCAAGGCCACCTCGGGCATGTATTCTTCACTGTGACAAATGATTACCGTACCGCCCCCACCAGATAATAATTCTAAATACGTTCGATACGCCGATTTTGCGTCGATTTC of Bdellovibrionota bacterium contains these proteins:
- the meaB gene encoding methylmalonyl Co-A mutase-associated GTPase MeaB → MKDLIESMKQGDRRALSRLLSYVEDRDERAFELLQKIWPQTGRAFVVGITGSAGAGKSTLIDQLISTLRGNKKKVGVVAIDPSSPFSGGAVLGDRIRMQRHASDSDVFIRSVSSRGRSGGISFSTRAVVQVLDAFGVDVILVETVGAGQSEIDIVDIVDTVVVVLGPESGDSVQTLKAGILEIADVFVVNKKDLDGAVRVVSDIGSMLSLKPNADGWTPPIVLTEGRSGEGVDAVWRAIESHRAELRKKGMASGERLRRHLHELAEIIEAKLAVDVMMYCQKDEKLKAELTKETRPNLYAVAERVLSESGRLGPRRK